One Dioscorea cayenensis subsp. rotundata cultivar TDr96_F1 chromosome 17, TDr96_F1_v2_PseudoChromosome.rev07_lg8_w22 25.fasta, whole genome shotgun sequence DNA window includes the following coding sequences:
- the LOC120280676 gene encoding uncharacterized protein LOC120280676 — protein MAMELIENNREGAEIFSGSDLCKKKCAELLEELHLPRGLLPLPDLLEVGRNKATGFVWLRQPKATINHFKKIGKTVSYATEVTAFVEDRRMTRMTGVKSKELLIWFSISDMLVADPEGKKIAFKTASGLGRAFPFSAFEEEGGRSEV, from the coding sequence atggcGATGGAGCTGATAGAAAACAACCGGGAAGGCGCCGAGATCTTCAGCGGCTCCGATCTCTGCAAGAAGAAGTGCGCGGAGCTACTGGAAGAGCTCCACCTGCCGCGCGGCCTCCTCCCGCTGCCGGATCTCTTGGAGGTCGGACGGAACAAGGCGACGGGCTTCGTGTGGCTACGGCAACCCAAGGCCACGATCAACCACTTCAAGAAGATCGGGAAGACGGTGTCGTACGCGACGGAGGTCACGGCCTTCGTTGAGGATCGCCGGATGACGAGGATGACCGGAGTGAAAAGCAAGGAGTTGTTGATCTGGTTTTCGATCTCTGATATGCTCGTTGCTGATCCCGAGGGGAAGAAGATCGCCTTCAAAACGGCCTCTGGACTTGGCCGAGCTTTCCCTTTCTCTGCGTTTGAAGAGGAGGGGGGGAGGAGTGAGGTTTGA